In the genome of Neovison vison isolate M4711 chromosome 4, ASM_NN_V1, whole genome shotgun sequence, the window tggttaagcgtctggctcttgatctcagttcaggtctggATGGCAGAGTCCTGAGTTCAGTCCCTGCCCTGCGCTCTACACTGGgtatggagagaaaaaaaggaaaaaaagaacttctacaactcaacaccaaaactcctgaataatctaatttaaaaatgatcagaagacatgaacattctccaaagaagacagacatatagatagccaacagacacatgtaaaaatgcgcaacatcactgatcatcagggaaatgcaaatcaaaaccacaatgaggtatacctcacacctgtcagaatggctaaagtcaaaaacacaagaaacaaaagtgttggcaaggatgtggaagtaaaggaacccttgtgcacgattggtgggaatgtaaactggtgcagccattctgggaaACAGTAaggaagttcctcagaaaattaaaaattgaattaccaTGTGATAtactaattccactactgggtaattacctGAAGAACTTGAAAACActaatgagaaaaatacattcaCCGTTATGTTttttgcaggattatttacaatagccaaatatggaagcaacccagtgtccatcaatagatgaatggataaagaagaatggaTACAATAGAGTCCAATGGCTACCGTGGAATACTATTcacccataaaaatgaatgaaatcttgccatttgggacagcatggatggatctagagagtataatgccaagtgaaataagtcagttagacaaagacaaataccatatgattttactcatatgtggaatttaagaaacaaaataaaaaaagacaaaccaagaaacagactctcaactatagagaataagCTGGTGATTAGCAGAAGGGAGGcagatgggggaaggggggaaataggtaatggggatgaAGATTACACTTACCATGATAAGCGCTGAGTAATGGATAggattgttgaattactatattgtacatctgaaattaatataacactatattaatttatactggaattaattttttctaaGTCTGGAgatcaagaagacaaaaaaaattaaccttagCAAACGAAGGGAACATCTCAGACAAAGAAGAATCAAGAAAGCTGACCAAGTGGATATTTTTTAGTTAGAAAGGAGAGATTAGGTACTTCATATCTGATGGCcttgatttctgtatatttatttgcaaaaaaacttgctatgtgctagacactgtcCTAGGTTCTGGGTATACAAGAGCACACAAACCTGCTTTACTGAATGGTATTTTGTTAGCTTTTCTCTATAGTATTTACTGTCAAATGAAGTAATACTTATGTGTTTGCTGTTTGAGGCTGTCTCCCCACTTGAGTGTAGCCTATGTAGTGACAGGAGTGATTATTCCTGCTATACCCCCAGTGCTTACTACAATCCCATGCATACAGTAGGTGCTAATGAGTGTTTACTGTGTTAATTAAATATTACCTACTATGTACCACACATGTAGCCCACTTCAACTCATTCAACCCTCCTAATAATCCTGATAGGTAGACATCATTAATGccatttagagatgaggaaacaggctcagaaaggttaTATAAATTCCTTCATAGAGTTTGTTCATtagtctttagaaaaaaagagacagagagcagggagcgccagagggagagggagagagagaatccttggACTCCATGCCAGGCGGAGCCCGACGTcgggcttgatcctacaaccttgaaattgtgacctgaggcaaaatcaagagttaaatacatggggcgcctgcgtcgttcagttggttaagcctctgcctttggctcaggtcatgatctaaaggtgctggaatcaggctctctgctcagcagggagtctgcttctgcctcttcttcttcctctgcctctaacCCTGCTTGTGCATCCGCGTGCACATTCtcgctctcagataaataaagccattaaaaaaaagaagaattagatgtttgactgagccacccaggtgccccattcttgGAGCTTTTGATACAAAATATCTGtctagaaaatgttttattaattttggggtACTTTAAGGAGTTTTCTGCAGTTCTTATGAAAAGGAAATGTATACAGTAGACTTATGCCTTTATTCTGTTTCTTACACTTACTATAACTAAGATAATAGCCTGCTTTCGATGGGGTCAAGGTGGTGTGTATACTGAGAGcttcaaaaatatattgaaagtaagatgaaccatgagagactatggactctgaaaaacaatctgaggggtttgaagtggtcgggggggtgggaggttggggtaccaggtggtgggtattatagagggcacagcttgcatggagcactgggtgtggtgaaaaaataatgaatactgtttttctgaaaataaataaattggaaaaaaaaaatatatatatagaaagtatAACTGAGTACCTAGTTGTAAGTGGCAACTCCTTAATTAAACATTTCCaccaataaatatattcatacttACTGCCAcaataactgactttctctgtctTTAGGTTGTTTTCCGAGGAGGtgaaggggctttgcaggttttgCCTCCCCTGGTTGATGTCATTCCCGAAGCTCGGTTAAACCTAGTGATTTACTACCTTCGTCAAGGTACGAAAAATTTGTCTTGGTCTTGTTTATAATGAGATATTTTAGAGCATTTAAGCTCTAACTGAACAACTTGCTTAACTTTTAAAATCCATAATACttccaaaaatatatttgcaacagGTTCGTAGGAGAGAACACATTTATTGGTGCCTGTtatgtcttttctctttatccTCTCTTTCCTCTTATTTTGCTTCCAACCTTCTCcctcattatttttcattcttcctcttctttttctgtcctttgttCTCTAGCCattctatttcagtttttctactgtttttccttccccttccttgtgGTTCTTTTTCGATGTATAATGCACATCCACATTTTcttgagttgtttgtttgtttgtttgtttttttaatggtgttTGCTCTAGTTGTctgcctttctatttctttgtactTCTGGCTTCTTATGAGAAATACTCTGATTCAAAGAGACTGGGATATTTACTCCCCCCAAGTAAGGTTAAAATTGTTAGACATGCGCCTAAGCAGTCTTGGCTCTAACAGTGTTGAGTACAGGATAGGAGCTAACATGCATTGGGTGGCACTGTGTTGTGGGGCCTGGCCTAACAGTGTGGGCCTTTTTAGGTGCCCTCATCGAGGAAAATATAAGTGTATATTAAAATAACATGAATTTGCAAAGAGTTCTATTTGATATGTAAGCACAAAGAAATAGGCATTTGGACCAAAGTTAAATATCTTATATATTTCAGAAATtagttattataaaatttttcaaaCTAAGCAAAATAATATgaacacacaaaataaatcatTCCAGATTCAGCAGTCTTCAAAATATTGCCATTCTTCATCCATCCTGCCTGTCCCTTTTTACTGCTGAAATGTCTTAAAGCAAATCCCAAACTTCATGTCATTTCACTTCTACATTCTTAATatatattgtcttttttaaaaatcagttgttttACTTATATAACTACAACACCATTGCTTTATAATACTCAGTCCATATTCTTAGCTTGAACATTTTTTTAGGTGCCTCATGACTTACAGGTTTCCTAAGATACTTGGTTATCTTTAGGATAATTATTCCCCATTGAACTTGATGGAGAGTTAGAGGACAGATAAAAGAAATCATACCTCCCATGAATGTTTGAATGCTGAAGGATCTTACCTTTTGGGGACTGTTTCAGAAGGGTTAGCTGTGGAATACAGACTAGTATAGCTACTTATTTCTTGCATTTCAGATGATGTACAAGAAGCTTATAACTTAATTAAGGATCTGGAACCTACTACTCCTCAGGTAATTGAAAATGTGTTACCATTTTGCTAACCAACTTCTGTTGAAAGTACAATTTCAGAAGGATATCAGGAAGGCATGTTAGAGAAGATTCTGACTTGTAGAATCTCAGGAAAGACCATATATATTGATTTAGGAATGTCCTGTGAGACTTTCGATATGAGAATGAACATTCTGGACTTTTACATGTTTTTAAGCTCCCTTATATGTGGTCATTTCCTCTGAAGGGCTGAGGTTTGAAAAAACTGAAATCTAAAATGCTGATGTAACCAACAAGATATCAAAGCTTATCTCACTGGTATAATTgcagcttctctttctcccctactAGATTGTTAGCGCTTTGCAGTCAGGGCCTGTGTCTGTATTTCCAACACTGTGTACACTAAGCATGTAACAGACATTGCACTTACTGAATGAAAGACTGAAAATTTTCCAGACCCCATAAAATCTAAACAGATATATTTCTCAAGTGTATTAAAAGTTTCAGCATCTTTTGTACTGCTCTTTTTATGAAAcctcttaaataaaaatagtacctacataaaaaatttataaagccGCTAAGGAAGGTGTCTGTTAAAGAATAGAGCCAAGTCTGAAAGCAATAAATGTGAGACTCCAGGGCTCCAAAAGAGATAATATCTTACAAATGGAGATCAGaggatactttttttctttaggaaaaggattattagcaaataaaagttattatatgattagaaatggaaaatgatataTATGATGTGGTTATAAAGAATGGCAGTGGCTAATAAAGTGATAACAATTATTACATAAatgttttattgttaattttttccattGAGTTGAAATAAAACTTAACTTCTCGAGGTTTCCACTGAGTTTTTTTGCTTAAAACTTTATAAATTTACCAGTATGGTGAATTTACAAATATGGCAAATTCTGTTATATGGACACTTTCCTGAAAACTGAATGAAATTCTCCTAATTCTTTCATTCAAGCCAGGGATGGATCAGAGAAAAGTGACTCTGGGTAACTTTTGATAATATACGTAAAGCAGCAAGTTGAAATTTACTTGAAAAAGATTTCATAGCTAAATATTCTTTGGGAATTAATTAGTGTTATTCTGTGTTGCCAGGAGTATATCCTCAAAGGAGTGGTCAATGCGGCCCTAGGCCAGGAAATGGGTTCGGTGAGTATGAAATTACTGGTAATCTATAGTTGCAGTTATAATGTATGGAAAATATCAAGATGAATGTTAAAGTTTAATCAGCAGTGAGCTTACAAATAGGCTTATCTGcagttcctttcctttctccatatTCCCCAACCCAGTTTCCattataaaaagaattttgttatttaaagacaaaaaaaaaaagagagagagagagagaaagctttaACCCTAAGAATTGCTGCTTCATCTTTTAAAAGCCCAAATTTTAAGCAGCATTTATATCTAATAATAATTGAAAATCGTTGCttagcttcatttttatttttagtgagtTTGGTTAACCTTACAGACCCCTGAGCTATAATTTtggcatctgtaaaatggagataattgtTTCTTTGGCAAATACTTTTATAAACACCAAAACACTGTTTAAAATTAAGTTCTTATTCATCTGACTATGGCACATTAAGTCCTTTTGGGAACAAagtagatataaataaatatttttatgtcttgCTCACTCTGCAGTGCCTCATATAATGGATAGGAAGTAAATAGttattgaataagtgaatgagtgTATTGAATTAATAGTCCTTGTTACAACCATGGCTCCTACCACAAAATCTGATGTATGATAAAAGAGCaataagtaggggcgcctgggtggctcagtgggttaaagcctctgccttcgggtcaggtcatgatcccagtgttctgggatcgagcctcacatcgggttgtcagctccgcagagagcctgcttcctcctctctctttctctgcctgtctctctgcctacttgtgatctctgtctgtcaaataaataaataaaatcttaaaaaaataaaataaaataaaataaaaataaaagagcaataagtaaaaaaaaaaaaaagcagtaagtgTCTGTtgaatgtgtgaatgaatgactaaatgagTGAGTCCTTTAATGAAGTTACTTTTTGGGATAGAGTTTGGggatcacatatttttttttcttttttttatctgaCCCAGGGTAAGTTTTAATTTAGTTTCAGGTTATAATTCTCTAGTGCTTATGCTAATAAAgagtttcttggggagaggatgTAAGACAAGGATGTATCTTAAATCCTGgcacatattttaaaactataatgtgttatacaaataaaacattttcagctTCTGTCAGCTATCTCAGccctgctttgtttttcagaGGGACCATATGAAAATTGCCCAGCAGTTCTTCCAGCTGGTGGGAGGGTCAGCGAGTGAGTGTGGTATGTCTGAAATCAATACTCATTCACATGATTCATAATTGGAGTTGGTCATATATTGTCTGGTGAAGTCTGAGTCTCTGTTCAGGGTTACATGTGTCAGCCTTGAAAGCAAAGTATCAAAGTATCAAGTAGGAAATTctgtgggagagacagaggagagaataTTGGGTTAGCTCTTCTCAACATCTCAGCCCAAGTGGAATGAGAGATTATATAAATAGAAGAGAATAAATGTAATCTTTAGTTCATGCGGGTTTTCTAAAATTTGATTcagttttttatttgaaattttaacttttattgattttttaagagCACTTTATATATTCAACTTTCATCATGTCATGAATATTTTTTCGTGGGTcacttgccttttaattttgccTATGCTATCTTTtcagatgtaaaatatttaaatcttattgaagcttatctttttaaaatgatattttacatTGGTATCTAGCTTAGAAAGTGCTTTCATGCCCCCACAGTTATATAATATTCACTTATATTTTCCATCAGTAGtttgttgctttattttattattaaagtattttattattattaaagtattGATTTAATCAGTCAAGATTGAGTGTAAGATTTCAGAAAAGGCTATTAAAAGGGCTGATAGTTAGCCAGTATGGACTGGTATGACTGTTTGTACCAGTTGTCTAGGGCCAGCATCTATTCTGATGAACAGTATTTGTGGTGAACTAGTTgtgaaacatttttatcaccctcggatattcattttctttcagatgtttcaccaaaaccatttattgaataatacttcctttcttcatttgacTCATTcatacaacaaaaatttattgaagTGTTGGGAATATAGTAAACAAAATAAGTCTTCCATCCTTGTAGACATACAGTCCAGTTGGACAGacaataaatacaataaagaaaGCGGTTATATAGTATATCTGACTGTGATAAGTGCTACGGGGGGAAATTGAACAGAGCAAGAATGAATAGGAGTGCCAGtgccaagggggaggggctatacTCATTCTCTACTATCTGAAATCGGAATCTAATAACAGACAGAAAGTTGGACCAGATGGTTCCATGACAAATGATTTCTCCATTTGAGACTGGAAGTGCTAGGTTGTCTTAGATGAGTGATGATGGAGACGAAGACATGATAGTTCAATGTGCATGTGTCAGAGTGGGTGAGAGACTCAAAGCTTTGGAAGAACATCTGAGGAATACTGTAGCCTGCATGGTATGTGTTCATTCTGGAGTCTGTGAGTTAGCCCCGAGAGAGATTATTGGTTACTCTAAAGTACAGTAACCTCCATTATATTGAGGTTTTGTCCCCTGAATAGAATCTGTAATTTCAGAATCTGGAAAGATGTCTTGTAGTACATTCCTATCTCTAAATTATAAAGTAACCAAAATTTCAGCCAAAGAGAACTTTCAGTTTCATGAATATACCTGAGTAAGTTTAATAATgagtttttttcccattccatttcAGATACAATACCTGGGAGGCAGTGCATGGCTTCCTGTTTCTTTCTGCTGAAGCAATTTGATGATGTCTTGATTTACCTCAACTCATTTAAGGTCAGTATAGAATTTTTTAGATGAGTTTGTCTacaaaatactatatataatgtGTCAGAAGTAAGATATTTTTAGAGGGATGCCAGGGTGATTCAgctggttaagagtctgctttcggctcaggtcgttattagtcctgggatcaagtcccacatttaGGATCCTTGCTTAgtagggaagctgcttctccctctgcttgctgctccccgtgctttgtgctctctctctctccctctgataaataaaaatcttaaaaaaaaataaataaataggggcgcctgggtggctcaatgggttaaagcctctgccttcggctcaggtcatggtgtcagggtcctgggatcgagccccgcatcaggctctgtgctcagcggggagcctgcttcccttcctctctctctgcctacctctctgcctacttgtgatctctgtcaaataaataaataaaatctttaaaataaataaataaataaaatcttaaacttcTAGAGATGGCCCTTTTACTACAGTGGCATCGATGGTGTTAGCTaattccttaaaattatttttgagtttgTCTAGTATAACTGATATGTTATATTGGTATGTTAATATTCAATGTGACCTATTCTTGGGATGTTTTTCAGAGTTACTTCTACAACGATGACATCTTTAACTTTAATTATGCCCAAGCCAAAGCTGCCACAGGCAACACAAGTGAGGGTGAAGAGGTGGGTACATGCTTTTGATGCATTcaaatgtttctatttaaaaacatgattatcctttaactttttgaggaattcccatactgttttccagagtgaaacaaaatagatgaacataggggaaagaagaagaaagagaggcaaaccataaaacagtcctaacaataaagaacaaactgggggttgctggaggggaggggtgagggatgggctaaatgggtcaTGGGAATTACGGAGTGCActtgtgctgagcactgagtgttgtaaagtgttgaatcactaaattctacaacTGAAAGTAATATTATACCATAtattagctaactggaatttaaataaaaacttgaaaaaatataaaaacatttttatctttttctcactgaaataaaatgtTCAGGGGCAAAGGATTATGAAAAGTTCCTTTGTCCTTAGGTTACATTAAGAAATacagtgtggggcgcctgggtggcttagtgggttaagccactgccttcggctcaggtcatgatctcagggtcctgggatcgagtcccgcattgggctctctgctcagcagggagcctgcttcctcctctttgtctctgcctgcctctctgcctacttgtgatctctctctgtcaaataaataaataaaatctttaaaaaaaaaaaaaagaaagaaatacagtgtGAAGGGACATATAGATTTTTTAACCATAttagtattttcctttttctgctatattttataaaagcatAACATACATTGAGAAAAGTATCCAAATCAAAGTatacagcttgatgaatttttaaagtgAACATACCCAAATAATCCATCCTTAGATCATGAAACAGTATTACCTTAACCCTGTAAAAACCCTGTCACCTGATTGTTTGAGTCCGTCCCTTTCTCCTAAGGCTAATCACTATGACTTCTAACTCCATGAATTGATTTTCCTGAATCATTCAAAGCAATTCTGTTGAATTATTCAAttagattttgttattatttagcAAGTTGTTCCTTTTattcaaattctaatttttacCTTCCATTATGTCTTCTTCgtgagttattttaaaatgtgtgtcatAATTTTCAAATGTGTCCCAGactttcattttgatttgtaaCTTAATCATATTGTAGTCATCCAGTGTGCTCTGTATTACACCAGTCCTTcaaaatttgttgagacttgctttACTGCCCAGTAACATGATTATGTGTCCTTGAACAAAATAGGTGTTATGTGGTTGTTAATtattctgttcatatcttctgtatCCTTACCAAATTTCTTCGGCCAGCTTGTGAGATCAGTCACTGCGAGTAATGTGTCCGCATCACCACAGTTTTGTCCTTTTCTTAGCAGCGTGAGGAGAATTTGACCATGTGGAAGGCGACACTAAGTATTAACCTAAGGCAAGCTGATAAGGTGTTTTTACGACAAAAATAtcttcatatttatttcttttctttcttattcttgcaGGTTTTCCTTTTAATCCAAAGTGAGAAGATGAAAAATGATTACGTTTACCTCAGTTGGTTGGCTCGGTGCTGTGAGTCTTCTTTTAAATGTTACAGAGGaatcctctttttcttctctgttgcaTAATCTTCTGGATGGAAATTACAGTGaagatttctaattttgttttgtagAATGAGTAAGCACTGAAATCGAGCATTGTTAACGCTGCTCTGTGAGAGGGGTCCTGTTCGTGTATTCTGTACGTTTACCTTGTGATTAGTTCTACCGTACGATGTTGAGCTAGCATGAACAGTCCTGAAAGATGCCAAGTTTTTCTATCAGCCCTGTTAAAGTTTCCAGAATGTCAGTTTACAGGGTTCTTTGTTAAGTGATActgttttgctaattttaccTTTTCATTATGAAGCAGGCCTGAGAAGTGATAAAATGTCAAAAACACAATATTTTGTATAATATGTAACCTAcaatctctttccctctcccttcattatcttttcttgcttctttttttccccttgcatttCAAATGTTCACAGAATGTTTAAAATCAGGAGAAAGCAGCAATTGGTGTTCTAAGTGAGGCTGAAACTATATAAGTAGGATTGAATGAATGATACATGACTTTTAAGCAGATGAGCAAAGGGACCAATTGGGAATCAACCCAGTCTAGAAAGATATAATTATGTGAATCCTAACTTAAGTATTGTACATATGGTAGAGTTCTGATGGAGAATCAGCTTGATGCTAACATTGCAGACTTTCTACGTGAGTGATGTTTACCATTTCTTTGTCTGTCTGGAAACTAGAACCAAAGCCAAAGAATAGCAAGATGCAGAGTTATATTTCCTATACATTTAAGAGGCAaaaatctttccttccttttgtagATATCATGAACAAGAAACCAAGACTAGCCTGGGAACTTTATCTTAAGATGGAAACGTCTGGCGAGTCGTTTAGCCTCTTACAGCTCATTGCTAATGACTGCTACAAGGTGAGTCTGAGTGAGagctaaaggaaaaacaagatcAGTCTTACGTGCTACACTAATTAATTATTAGGGAGAAGTGTCCTAGAGATTAAATGGCCATTGGTAAGAGGATTCATATAGAACTACCAGAAATGTCATCCCTGGGCTCCTAGCTGGCTCTGTTGGgagaacatgggactcttgatctcagggttgtgagttcaagccccatgttgggtgtagagattacttaaaaataaaatctttggggatggttgagtggttcagtggttcagtaggttaaagcctctgtcttcagctcaggtcatgatcccggagtcctgggatcgagcccggcatcaaggtctctgctcagcagggatcctgcttcccccccacccagccccaccacctgcctgcctctctgcctacttgtgatctctgtctgtcaaataaataaatacaatctttaaaataaagtattaaaaaataattaaataaaatctttaggggcacctgggtggt includes:
- the TTC26 gene encoding intraflagellar transport protein 56 isoform X3; this translates as MNFHQNLQDITEDQLSLASIHYMRSHYQEAIDIYKRILLDNREYLALNVYVALCYYKLDYYDVSQEVLAVYLQQIPDSTIALNLKACNHFRLYNGKAAEAELKSLMDSASSSFEFAKELIRHNLVVFRGGEGALQVLPPLVDVIPEARLNLVIYYLRQDDVQEAYNLIKDLEPTTPQEYILKGVVNAALGQEMGSRDHMKIAQQFFQLVGGSASECDTIPGRQCMASCFFLLKQFDDVLIYLNSFKSYFYNDDIFNFNYAQAKAATGNTSEGEEVFLLIQSEKMKNDYVYLSWLARCYIMNKKPRLAWELYLKMETSGESFSLLQLIANDCYKMGQFYYSAKAFDVLERLDPNPEYWEGKRGACVGIFQMILAGREPKETLREVLHLLRSTGNTQVEYIIRIMKKWAKENRVPV